A window from Thiovulum sp. ES encodes these proteins:
- a CDS encoding hypothetical protein (PFAM: Uncharacterised BCR, YhbC family COG0779) has product MNKLEETLNSMIESEGFFLYGTESTKEGDRNIFRVYIKRKEGYVSIDDCVTVTNIISPFLDVEEPMKEKYTLEVSSAGVERKLESERHFELSQGENLEIIVLSGEKYIGKLLDFENRRILIDDKSVGEVEIFLADIKKARTKLEF; this is encoded by the coding sequence ATGAATAAATTAGAAGAGACTTTAAACAGCATGATTGAGAGTGAAGGTTTTTTTCTTTACGGGACTGAAAGCACAAAAGAGGGAGATAGAAACATTTTCCGAGTCTATATAAAGCGAAAAGAGGGATATGTCTCTATTGACGATTGTGTAACAGTTACAAATATTATTTCGCCATTTCTTGATGTTGAAGAACCAATGAAAGAGAAATACACACTTGAAGTTAGTTCTGCTGGAGTTGAGCGAAAATTAGAGAGTGAGAGGCATTTTGAACTCTCGCAAGGTGAAAATCTTGAGATTATTGTTCTTTCTGGAGAGAAATATATTGGAAAACTTTTAGATTTTGAAAACAGAAGAATTTTGATAGACGATAAAAGTGTTGGTGAAGTTGAGATTTTTCTAGCAGATATTAAAAAAGCTAGAACAAAACTCGAGTTTTAG
- a CDS encoding Flagellar hook-basal body protein FlgG (PFAM: Domain of unknown function (DUF1078); Flagella basal body rod protein~TIGRFAM: fagellar hook-basal body proteins), which yields MQSGFYAGTGGMVSQFHKLETITNNLANLNTTGFKRDEKIFGDYMRMAKDSHDELPLQNHTRESSKFYNRTMTRVPQVVDEYSDFSMGSMKQTHNPLDLALAKDDVFFVVEAPDGFHLTRDGSFTTNENGQLVTRQGFAVLDTDLRPIEIDMNENIAFDKAGAFMNGNNDGELLVVQPENLRTLQKMGNGLYKITDQNELVSAEDLNVVRQGYLEGSNVNAVLEMSSLIEANRMVGMYQKVMDTQMNQLNRDAIEKLATNRA from the coding sequence ATGCAAAGCGGTTTTTATGCTGGAACGGGAGGAATGGTCTCCCAATTTCATAAACTTGAAACAATTACAAACAATTTAGCAAACTTAAACACAACTGGTTTTAAAAGAGACGAGAAGATTTTTGGCGATTATATGAGAATGGCAAAAGATTCTCACGATGAATTGCCTCTTCAAAATCACACCCGAGAAAGTTCTAAATTTTACAACCGAACAATGACAAGAGTTCCACAAGTTGTTGATGAATATTCTGATTTTTCAATGGGTTCGATGAAACAGACTCATAATCCACTTGATTTAGCTCTTGCAAAAGATGATGTGTTTTTTGTTGTGGAAGCTCCAGATGGTTTTCATTTGACTCGAGACGGTTCTTTCACGACAAACGAGAACGGACAACTTGTAACAAGACAGGGATTTGCTGTTCTCGATACAGATTTGAGACCAATCGAAATTGATATGAATGAGAATATTGCTTTTGATAAAGCTGGTGCTTTTATGAATGGGAACAATGATGGAGAACTTCTTGTTGTTCAACCTGAAAATTTGCGAACATTACAAAAAATGGGAAATGGCTTATACAAAATTACTGATCAAAATGAACTTGTTTCAGCAGAGGATTTAAATGTTGTGCGACAAGGTTATCTTGAAGGGAGTAATGTGAATGCTGTTCTTGAAATGAGTTCGCTTATTGAAGCAAACCGAATGGTTGGAATGTATCAAAAAGTTATGGACACACAGATGAACCAACTCAACAGAGATGCAATCGAAAAACTAGCAACAAACAGAGCTTAA
- a CDS encoding ABC-type (unclassified) transport system, ATPase component (PFAM: ABC transporter), translated as MAKLVASKLQKIIKNKIIVRDISLEVNSGEVVGLLGPNGAGKTTTFYMISGLLPQDSGKVLLNGTDISKAPIHKRAKYGIGYLPQESSIFKDLTVEENILLASEVTISSKTKRRRKLEELLQLFNIEPIRHNLGGSLSGGERRRVEIARALVNSPQFLLLDEPFAGVDPIAVFDIRQVIKQLKEMNIGILITDHNVRETLQTCDTAFVIKSGSLLASGSSDEIAENELVRTHYLGEDFKF; from the coding sequence ATGGCAAAATTAGTTGCATCAAAATTACAAAAAATAATCAAAAATAAAATTATTGTTCGGGATATTTCTCTTGAGGTAAATTCTGGAGAAGTTGTTGGGCTTCTTGGTCCAAATGGAGCTGGAAAAACGACAACTTTCTATATGATTTCAGGACTTTTGCCACAAGATTCAGGAAAAGTTTTATTAAACGGGACTGACATATCAAAAGCACCTATTCACAAAAGAGCAAAGTATGGAATTGGATATTTACCTCAAGAATCATCGATTTTTAAAGATTTGACCGTTGAAGAGAATATTCTTCTAGCGAGTGAAGTTACAATTAGTAGCAAAACGAAACGGCGAAGAAAACTAGAAGAGCTTTTGCAACTTTTTAATATAGAACCTATTCGACATAATTTGGGCGGTTCTCTATCTGGTGGAGAGCGACGAAGAGTTGAAATTGCTCGTGCTTTGGTAAATTCACCGCAATTCTTACTTCTTGATGAACCTTTTGCAGGAGTCGATCCAATTGCTGTTTTTGATATTCGTCAAGTGATTAAACAGTTGAAAGAGATGAATATTGGAATTTTGATTACAGATCACAATGTTCGAGAAACTCTACAAACTTGTGATACCGCTTTTGTTATTAAATCTGGTTCTCTTCTTGCAAGTGGTAGCAGTGATGAGATTGCAGAAAATGAACTTGTGAGAACTCACTATTTAGGAGAAGATTTCAAATTTTAA
- a CDS encoding exopolysaccharide biosynthesis protein, WecB/TagA/CpsF family (PFAM: Glycosyl transferase WecB/TagA/CpsF family~TIGRFAM: bacterial polymer biosynthesis proteins, WecB/TagA/CpsF family) codes for MRINIFNCPIDTFTMAETIEKIDKSIQNRNHLHHVVVNAAKLINMQKDIELYNSVVNADIINPDGQAVVWASRILKQPLPERVAGIDIMQNIVKLAFEKGYRIFFLGAKEEIVKGVVERYSKEFSSEIVAGYRNGYFGKEEESVAREIAESRADILFVAISSPTKEIFLEKYKEIIDAPFIMGVGGSFDVVSGKVKRAPLWMQKSGLEWFFRFLQEPRRMWRRAFITNGKFILLVLKEYLKNKK; via the coding sequence ATGAGAATAAATATATTTAATTGTCCAATTGACACTTTTACAATGGCAGAGACAATCGAGAAGATAGATAAGTCTATACAAAATAGAAACCATCTCCATCATGTAGTTGTAAATGCTGCAAAACTTATAAATATGCAAAAAGATATAGAGCTTTACAATTCAGTTGTAAATGCAGATATTATAAATCCTGATGGTCAGGCTGTTGTTTGGGCAAGTAGGATTTTAAAACAACCTTTACCTGAAAGAGTAGCTGGAATAGATATTATGCAAAATATTGTAAAACTTGCATTTGAAAAAGGGTATAGGATTTTCTTTCTTGGTGCAAAAGAGGAAATTGTAAAGGGTGTTGTAGAAAGATACAGTAAAGAGTTTTCATCAGAAATAGTTGCTGGATATAGAAATGGTTACTTTGGAAAAGAAGAAGAGAGTGTTGCAAGAGAGATAGCTGAAAGCAGAGCAGATATTCTTTTTGTTGCTATCTCTTCACCAACTAAAGAGATTTTTTTAGAGAAGTATAAAGAGATTATAGATGCTCCATTTATAATGGGAGTTGGTGGTAGCTTTGACGTTGTTTCTGGAAAAGTAAAAAGAGCTCCACTCTGGATGCAAAAGTCTGGATTGGAGTGGTTCTTTAGGTTTTTACAAGAACCTCGAAGAATGTGGAGACGAGCTTTTATTACAAATGGAAAATTTATTTTATTAGTATTAAAAGAGTATTTAAAAAACAAAAAGTAA
- a CDS encoding putative xylanase/chitin deacetylase (PFAM: Polysaccharide deacetylase) produces the protein MRNIFITLDYELFFGSNSGTVEKSILYPTNKLLEVLDKYNVKASFFVDSGYLLKSGDKEVISQIEKLSKEGHDIQLHIHPHWEDSYFQDSWKMDTTRYRLHQFENIDEIVGKYKKALTDIVENQVFVFRAGGWCIQPFDKIKDALKKENIWLDSTLFYGGRNKSETHFFDFRNSPKMDFWQFEEDPLIEKDGFFTEIPISSYKLSPLFFWKLAFFKKFGGQKYKSFGDGSAIGGSKWDKIRMLTSFSWSPVSIDGYKSSFLQKAFEEFSEKNFVIIGHPKALSKYSLKKLEEFIKKNISENFTTYSKEFLK, from the coding sequence TCTATCCAACAAATAAGCTCTTAGAGGTTTTAGATAAATACAATGTGAAAGCCTCGTTTTTTGTAGATAGTGGCTATCTATTAAAATCTGGAGACAAAGAAGTTATTTCTCAAATAGAAAAGCTTTCAAAAGAGGGGCATGATATTCAACTTCATATTCATCCTCATTGGGAAGATAGCTACTTTCAAGATAGTTGGAAAATGGATACAACACGATATAGACTTCACCAATTTGAAAATATAGATGAAATTGTAGGTAAGTATAAAAAAGCTCTTACTGATATAGTTGAGAATCAAGTTTTTGTGTTTCGTGCTGGAGGCTGGTGTATTCAACCATTTGATAAAATTAAAGATGCTCTAAAAAAAGAGAATATATGGCTAGACTCAACACTATTTTATGGTGGAAGAAACAAGAGTGAAACCCATTTTTTTGACTTTAGAAACTCTCCAAAAATGGATTTTTGGCAATTTGAAGAAGACCCTCTAATAGAAAAAGATGGTTTTTTTACGGAAATTCCAATTTCAAGTTATAAACTTTCACCTCTCTTTTTCTGGAAACTAGCATTTTTTAAAAAGTTTGGTGGGCAAAAGTATAAATCTTTTGGAGACGGAAGTGCTATCGGTGGTTCAAAATGGGACAAGATAAGAATGCTAACCTCTTTTTCTTGGAGTCCTGTCTCAATTGATGGTTATAAATCCTCATTTCTCCAAAAAGCATTTGAAGAGTTTTCAGAGAAAAATTTTGTAATAATAGGACATCCAAAGGCATTGAGTAAGTACTCTTTAAAAAAGCTTGAAGAATTTATAAAGAAAAATATTTCTGAAAACTTTACGACCTATTCAAAAGAGTTTTTAAAATGA
- a CDS encoding Chemotaxis protein CheC, inhibitor of MCP methylation CheC, with protein sequence MKATIRKEIAVFYPNKTFVDSGNVNDVLSSDDLKSTVFNKRVSTVLVSLKFVHYFNAIGISIIVERLNWIQEEWKQKMEAKKPLRVGFCDLNEEKHNLLNHIFGKEPNFDIYKTFEIAMLFSTKAFGRNDEKILLWNSDYEQRTYQGFELLENNHNLLIAHSEKDFTNYFTSPKMHFSMVVRDSYINIAKKVKFATVHENSIIYNFEGYIDSRIDFKFNMIYHDEAIASGFKLFIFDLNSVVGMNAKGKLFFEKIKESSKSVNIVVTETGKNSLNTKKEFEKLDIPIFKDLKTILENKPLFKSLGGEIVDTKKRKHGISKDLIEQIPIFLNATISTFEVMLQFMAKKRNPPKVQKLDVSEIHGKIMIASIAFHGDLEGFIILVFPYRLAKHSSQIIIDGEIETVAEVLDTIGEFTNIIAGRTKADFSEEGIGISITLPKTYTSIESLGKVINLTRVGVQMDLSFDDENFIFFLTR encoded by the coding sequence TTGAAAGCTACAATTAGAAAAGAGATCGCTGTATTTTATCCCAACAAAACCTTTGTTGATTCTGGCAATGTGAATGATGTTTTGTCAAGTGATGATCTAAAAAGTACAGTTTTTAACAAAAGGGTTTCAACTGTTCTTGTCTCCCTAAAATTTGTTCATTATTTTAATGCAATTGGAATTTCTATTATTGTTGAAAGATTGAATTGGATTCAGGAAGAATGGAAGCAGAAAATGGAAGCCAAAAAACCTTTACGAGTAGGTTTTTGTGATTTGAATGAAGAGAAACACAATTTATTAAATCATATATTTGGAAAAGAACCAAATTTTGATATTTACAAAACATTTGAAATTGCAATGCTATTTTCAACAAAAGCATTTGGAAGAAACGATGAAAAAATCCTACTTTGGAATAGCGATTATGAGCAGAGAACTTACCAAGGATTTGAACTTCTTGAAAATAATCATAATCTTTTAATTGCTCACTCTGAAAAAGATTTCACAAACTATTTTACAAGTCCAAAAATGCATTTTTCAATGGTTGTTCGAGATTCTTACATTAACATTGCAAAAAAAGTGAAATTTGCGACTGTTCATGAAAACTCTATTATTTACAATTTTGAGGGTTATATTGACTCAAGAATCGATTTTAAATTCAATATGATTTATCATGACGAAGCAATTGCAAGTGGTTTTAAGCTTTTTATTTTTGATTTAAATAGTGTTGTCGGAATGAATGCAAAAGGAAAGCTGTTTTTTGAGAAGATTAAAGAAAGTAGTAAATCCGTAAATATTGTTGTTACTGAAACAGGAAAAAACTCGTTAAATACAAAAAAAGAGTTTGAAAAATTAGATATTCCTATTTTTAAAGATTTAAAAACAATTCTAGAAAATAAACCACTTTTTAAAAGTCTTGGTGGAGAAATAGTTGATACAAAAAAGAGGAAACATGGAATTTCAAAGGACCTCATCGAGCAAATTCCAATTTTTCTTAATGCCACAATTTCAACTTTTGAAGTTATGCTTCAATTTATGGCAAAAAAGAGAAATCCTCCTAAAGTTCAAAAATTAGATGTAAGTGAAATTCACGGAAAGATTATGATTGCATCGATTGCATTTCACGGAGATTTAGAAGGCTTTATTATTCTTGTTTTTCCTTATAGACTCGCAAAACATAGTTCTCAAATAATTATTGATGGGGAAATAGAAACAGTTGCTGAAGTCCTTGACACAATTGGTGAATTTACAAATATTATTGCAGGAAGAACAAAAGCTGATTTTTCTGAAGAGGGAATTGGAATTTCAATAACTCTGCCAAAAACATACACATCAATTGAAAGTCTTGGCAAAGTTATAAACCTAACAAGAGTTGGTGTTCAAATGGATTTATCTTTTGATGATGAAAATTTTATATTTTTTCTCACTCGATGA
- a CDS encoding prepilin-type N-terminal cleavage/methylation domain-containing protein (TIGRFAM: prepilin-type N-terminal cleavage/methylation domain) produces MRFAFSLLEVIIVISISSILLIGISKVFSNLYKTYFRNVELHKKDATLSNANLQLSKFLQNSISHTIQFDGKKLQWFGNSSDLNNKTVLRIANLNSSNSTHLHISEINISLFNEIISSFDSDEVRLFFQGENFSGNFSKVAEKYFFVSKDFSTIWENFEISFIKYVLEIENGNLYLSLNGNRSIFLENVSFFDFNSTNQKFKICISDLCQKQIF; encoded by the coding sequence ATGAGGTTTGCATTCTCTCTGCTTGAAGTTATTATAGTTATCTCAATTTCATCAATTCTTTTAATTGGAATTTCAAAAGTCTTCTCGAATTTATATAAAACATATTTTCGGAATGTAGAATTGCATAAAAAAGATGCGACCCTTTCAAATGCAAATTTACAACTCTCTAAATTTTTGCAAAATTCAATTTCTCATACAATTCAATTTGATGGGAAAAAGCTTCAGTGGTTTGGAAATTCTTCAGATTTAAATAATAAAACTGTTTTGAGAATTGCAAATCTAAATAGTAGCAATTCCACTCATTTGCACATTTCAGAAATAAATATATCTCTTTTTAATGAAATCATTTCTAGTTTTGATAGCGATGAGGTCAGGCTATTTTTTCAGGGTGAAAATTTTTCTGGTAATTTTTCAAAAGTTGCTGAAAAGTATTTTTTTGTTTCAAAAGATTTCTCTACAATTTGGGAAAATTTTGAAATCTCGTTTATAAAATATGTTCTGGAAATTGAAAATGGAAATCTATATTTAAGTTTAAATGGAAATAGGTCTATTTTCTTGGAAAATGTATCTTTCTTTGATTTTAATTCCACAAATCAGAAATTCAAAATTTGTATATCTGATTTGTGTCAAAAGCAAATTTTTTAA
- a CDS encoding hypothetical protein (TIGRFAM: Chlamydial polymorphic outer membrane protein repeat), with the protein MKLLIIFFSLFLQLYGKDFHVSNAKEFYLALKSAENNQEDDSIILAGGRYLSTFRYPFYYESTEDFDLTIQGADGVDRSNIIVNGNGVRSTIKVSNKKYKIIVNISGITIQNGYTENQGGGVFVENSGELDLDNVVIAYNRSDYDGGGVHAGGTIIVNNSIIAKNESSRGIGGGVFSGKNLVINSSAISYNYSKKHGGGIFSTQTALIKNSTLANNSSGYGGGFYGESGLKVEKVIFKNNRAKYDGGAIKSIKARVFDVNMSNNISENYGGAIFADTLDLENSILRKNEAKYGGAIFSKNSKISSAYFLGNSSKYGGGAIKSTRVSIENSTFILNSTNRVGGAISSDIVIATSSDFKRNSSYKGGAILTKNGTFTDTIFSENRATNRGGAIKGFDIKIRYSTLCDNSAGRNGGAIDAVDITITQSNLTKNRAYKGGAICTPHTAKLNITNTLLFNNSATYGGAIFGNVRIFNSLLVKNYGKGMSLYGKGLIANSIIKNSTAPDLVSQEIYLNGHIELENNYLTLSNIYNDELYKRKTKGNEPIKNLKDTDFIEIFGDTEIAKVGISLDKQASCKETFDTRTAYSKVFHIPEQELISTKTEKIEILSRDRDKSERRTSTVADISDLMIEGDHKIFKEMRFVTVIRDGRNRIVKQMIDFDEGRGYEEIRGNSINYRFHTSGIKDVKVKIADSEGNVVEKKFPVAVYELSKDDFKELIQDEDSRVYLESMSRGIMKILENPTSYYKAIGIETAEERQSEFLQMYVGELEGDQNISKMVMYNNGVQEVESYILNSLKELNIISQSPESDEAIENAKNYILEHPEEFDLASFKNYEEIITEIEQEIISNLDEYNFTSKKNVKIAESKAKKEIIENPEKFNLLSMSQVQNEMMRLTDKIKADPSKFGIRITEETIKNLPKGWSLLGTLAEIKDVTIFDGIQIVWIFADGEFKGYSPLPDIRRKIRNSHFEVFNYVPKNAGLWLYK; encoded by the coding sequence TTGAAACTTCTCATTATTTTCTTCTCTCTTTTTCTACAACTTTATGGAAAAGATTTTCATGTGTCAAATGCAAAAGAGTTCTATTTAGCCTTAAAGAGTGCCGAAAATAATCAAGAAGATGACTCGATTATCCTCGCAGGAGGAAGGTATTTATCAACTTTTAGATACCCTTTCTACTACGAATCAACAGAAGATTTTGATTTGACAATCCAAGGAGCAGACGGAGTTGATAGAAGCAATATTATTGTTAATGGGAATGGTGTTCGTTCAACAATAAAAGTCTCGAACAAAAAATATAAAATAATTGTAAATATCTCTGGAATAACAATTCAAAACGGCTACACTGAAAATCAAGGTGGAGGTGTTTTTGTTGAAAATAGCGGAGAACTTGATTTAGATAATGTTGTTATAGCTTATAACCGTTCTGATTATGATGGTGGCGGTGTTCATGCTGGTGGAACTATTATTGTAAATAATTCTATTATTGCAAAAAATGAATCATCACGAGGAATTGGAGGAGGTGTTTTTTCAGGAAAAAATCTTGTTATTAACAGCTCTGCAATTTCATATAATTACTCAAAAAAACATGGTGGCGGAATTTTTAGCACACAAACAGCACTTATAAAGAACTCAACTCTTGCTAACAATTCAAGTGGTTATGGTGGAGGATTTTATGGTGAAAGTGGTTTAAAAGTTGAAAAAGTTATATTTAAAAATAATCGTGCAAAATATGATGGCGGTGCAATAAAAAGCATAAAAGCTAGAGTCTTTGATGTAAATATGTCTAATAATATTTCTGAGAATTATGGCGGAGCTATTTTTGCAGACACACTTGATTTAGAAAACTCAATTCTTAGAAAAAATGAGGCAAAATATGGCGGAGCTATCTTTTCAAAAAATTCTAAAATTTCTAGTGCATATTTTCTTGGGAACAGTTCAAAATACGGCGGTGGAGCTATAAAATCAACAAGAGTTTCAATTGAGAACTCAACATTTATTTTAAACAGCACAAATAGAGTTGGTGGGGCTATCTCATCTGATATTGTAATCGCAACAAGTTCTGATTTCAAAAGGAATAGTAGCTATAAGGGTGGAGCTATCTTAACAAAAAATGGGACTTTTACAGATACTATTTTTTCTGAAAACAGAGCTACAAATCGCGGAGGTGCAATAAAAGGGTTTGATATAAAAATCAGATATTCAACTCTTTGCGACAATTCAGCTGGACGAAATGGTGGAGCTATTGATGCAGTTGATATAACAATTACTCAATCAAATCTAACAAAGAATAGAGCTTATAAAGGTGGTGCAATTTGCACTCCACACACAGCAAAATTGAATATTACAAACACTCTACTTTTTAACAACAGTGCAACTTATGGTGGTGCTATTTTTGGGAATGTGAGAATTTTCAACTCTCTTCTTGTTAAAAATTATGGAAAGGGAATGAGTCTCTATGGAAAAGGTTTAATTGCAAATTCGATTATTAAAAATTCGACTGCTCCCGACCTTGTTTCTCAGGAGATTTACCTGAATGGACATATTGAGCTTGAAAACAATTATTTAACTTTAAGCAACATTTATAATGATGAACTTTACAAAAGAAAAACAAAAGGGAATGAACCAATTAAAAATCTAAAAGATACAGATTTTATTGAAATTTTTGGAGACACAGAAATTGCAAAGGTTGGTATTTCTCTTGACAAACAGGCTTCGTGTAAAGAGACATTTGATACAAGAACTGCTTATTCAAAAGTGTTTCATATTCCAGAACAAGAGCTAATTTCAACAAAAACAGAAAAAATTGAGATCCTCTCTCGAGATAGAGACAAAAGTGAAAGAAGAACTTCTACTGTTGCTGATATTAGCGATTTAATGATCGAGGGCGATCATAAGATTTTCAAAGAGATGAGGTTCGTTACAGTTATTCGGGACGGAAGAAATAGAATTGTAAAACAGATGATTGATTTTGACGAGGGTCGAGGCTATGAAGAGATTCGTGGAAATTCTATAAACTACCGTTTTCACACTTCTGGAATTAAAGATGTAAAAGTTAAGATTGCTGATAGCGAAGGAAATGTTGTTGAAAAGAAATTTCCTGTTGCCGTTTATGAACTCTCAAAAGATGATTTTAAAGAGCTAATTCAAGATGAAGACTCAAGAGTCTATCTTGAAAGTATGAGTCGAGGAATTATGAAAATTCTTGAAAATCCAACAAGTTACTATAAAGCTATTGGAATTGAAACAGCTGAAGAGCGACAATCTGAATTTTTGCAAATGTATGTTGGTGAGCTTGAGGGTGATCAGAATATATCAAAAATGGTTATGTATAACAATGGAGTGCAAGAAGTTGAAAGTTATATTTTAAACTCTTTAAAAGAGTTAAATATTATTTCTCAAAGTCCAGAATCTGATGAAGCTATTGAGAATGCAAAAAATTACATTCTTGAACACCCTGAAGAGTTTGATTTGGCAAGTTTCAAAAATTATGAAGAGATTATTACTGAAATTGAACAAGAGATAATTTCAAATCTTGATGAATATAATTTTACGAGTAAAAAGAATGTAAAAATTGCTGAAAGCAAAGCAAAAAAAGAAATTATAGAAAATCCTGAGAAATTCAATTTACTTTCCATGTCTCAAGTCCAAAATGAGATGATGAGACTAACAGATAAAATTAAAGCTGATCCTAGTAAATTTGGAATTAGAATTACAGAAGAGACGATTAAAAACTTGCCAAAAGGTTGGTCTTTATTGGGAACACTTGCTGAAATAAAAGATGTTACAATATTTGATGGAATACAGATTGTGTGGATTTTTGCAGACGGTGAATTTAAAGGATACAGTCCATTGCCTGATATTCGTAGAAAAATTAGAAATTCACACTTTGAAGTCTTCAACTATGTTCCAAAAAATGCGGGTCTATGGTTATATAAGTGA
- a CDS encoding ATPase, YjeE family (PFAM: Uncharacterised P-loop hydrolase UPF0079~TIGRFAM: ATPase, YjeE family) gives MIKRFKVKEAVVPKAVAEILAMINSTNAIVLLEGNLASGKTTFVKEFVKYCGIDEDVSSPTYTIQNIYGAKIYHYDIYQKNVNEFLKLGLLDMLGESGYHLIEWGNEELAKLLKMYGFKFWHLKISNENSEYRIYAVSDKWQN, from the coding sequence ATGATAAAAAGATTTAAAGTAAAAGAGGCAGTTGTTCCAAAAGCAGTTGCAGAAATTTTAGCGATGATAAACAGCACAAATGCGATTGTTTTGCTAGAGGGAAATCTTGCTTCAGGAAAAACAACTTTTGTAAAAGAGTTTGTGAAATATTGCGGAATCGACGAAGATGTTTCTTCACCAACTTATACAATTCAAAATATTTACGGTGCAAAGATTTATCACTACGACATTTATCAAAAAAATGTAAATGAGTTTTTAAAATTGGGACTTTTAGATATGCTTGGTGAAAGTGGTTATCACCTCATCGAGTGGGGAAATGAAGAATTAGCAAAACTTTTAAAAATGTATGGTTTTAAATTTTGGCACTTGAAGATTTCCAATGAAAATAGCGAATACAGAATTTATGCAGTGAGTGATAAATGGCAAAATTAG
- a CDS encoding KpsF/GutQ family protein (PFAM: CBS domain; SIS domain~TIGRFAM: KpsF/GutQ family protein), giving the protein MNILNIAKEVFEIESQEIRNISNALTEDFEKSVNEILASSGKVVVSGMGKSGIIGKKISATLSSTGTASFFLHPAEAYHGDLGVVEKDDVILLISNSGETDEILKIVPFFKKYGNKIISMSGNPNSTLAKNTDFHLNIGVEKEACPLQLAPTSSTTATLVMGDALAVALMKMRDFKDVDFAKFHPGGSLGKRLLSKISDVMKKENLPICEKSTSSKEIIHQISFGKVGSVVVLENEQIIGVITDGDIRRAMETKEETFFSLKAEDLMSKNPKTIYENQNLEEASEVMNKYKINSLLVLDEKENFVGIVKMYDLKS; this is encoded by the coding sequence ATGAATATTTTAAATATTGCAAAAGAAGTTTTTGAAATTGAATCTCAGGAAATCAGAAATATTTCAAATGCACTAACTGAAGATTTTGAAAAATCTGTAAATGAAATTTTAGCTTCAAGTGGAAAAGTTGTTGTTTCTGGAATGGGAAAATCTGGGATCATTGGAAAAAAGATTTCTGCAACTCTCTCCAGCACTGGAACGGCTAGTTTTTTTCTCCATCCAGCAGAAGCATATCATGGAGATTTAGGAGTTGTTGAAAAAGATGATGTGATTCTTTTAATTTCAAACTCTGGTGAAACTGATGAAATTTTAAAAATAGTTCCTTTTTTTAAGAAATATGGAAATAAAATAATTTCTATGAGTGGAAATCCAAATTCTACTCTTGCAAAAAACACAGATTTCCATTTAAATATTGGTGTGGAAAAAGAGGCTTGTCCGCTACAACTTGCACCAACAAGTTCTACAACGGCAACTCTTGTAATGGGTGATGCACTTGCAGTTGCACTTATGAAAATGAGAGATTTTAAAGATGTTGATTTTGCAAAATTTCACCCTGGTGGAAGTCTTGGAAAACGACTACTTTCAAAAATTAGTGATGTGATGAAGAAAGAGAATTTACCAATTTGTGAAAAGTCGACCTCATCGAAAGAGATAATTCATCAAATTAGTTTTGGAAAAGTTGGTTCTGTTGTTGTTTTGGAAAATGAGCAAATTATTGGTGTTATCACCGATGGAGATATTCGTCGAGCGATGGAGACAAAAGAGGAGACTTTTTTTTCTTTAAAAGCTGAAGACTTGATGTCGAAAAATCCAAAAACAATCTACGAAAATCAAAACCTAGAAGAAGCAAGTGAAGTTATGAACAAATACAAAATAAATTCTCTTCTTGTTTTAGATGAGAAAGAGAATTTTGTCGGAATTGTTAAAATGTATGATTTGAAATCTTAA